One genomic region from Bombyx mori chromosome 6, ASM3026992v2 encodes:
- the LOC101744380 gene encoding lachesin isoform X2: MKLKWKKEESMFPRFVEPVPNVTVTVGRDALLACVVEDLRGYKVAWVRVDTQTILSIHHNIITQNLRISLSYNDHRSWYLHIKNVQEVDRGWYMCQVNTDPMRSRKGYLQVVVPPTIIDNMTSTDMVVREGSNVTMVCRATGYPEPYVMWRREDGQEFNCNGESVNVVDGENLTISKVSRLHMGAYLCIASNGVPPSISKRVVLMVQFPPMLSIPNQLEAAYIGQDVTLECHTEAYPSSINYWTTDRGDMIISGNKYVTSLSDDGYSRKMKLTIRKVSPRDFSSYRCVAKNSLGETDGLIRLDEISAPSTTSTTSNYVPTLPPRKKGKHKNRWRDSSAENRVIGDYEVEEWKDVDYESTQSSGTNSSQGILFFTVLFSFFVLCS, translated from the exons atgaaactaaaatGGAAAAAAGAAG AGTCCATGTTCCCTCGCTTCGTGGAACCAGTTCCTAATGTAACCGTGACTGTAGGAAGAGACGCGCTGCTCGCTTGCGTCGTGGAAGATTTGCGAGGTTATAAG GTGGCATGGGTTCGCGTTGACACACAAACAATACTTAGCATCCATCACAACATAATAACGCAGAATCTTCGTATAAGTCTTTCCTATAATGACCATCGCTCGTGGTACCTACACATTAAGAACGTCCAGGAGGTTGACCGAGGCTGGTACATGTGTCAGGTAAACACCGACCCCATGCGTTCTAGAAAGGGCTACCTGCAAGTCGTCG TCCCACCGACGATAATCGATAACATGACATCAACGGATATGGTAGTGCGCGAAGGCAGTAACGTTACGATGGTTTGTCGAGCCACAGGCTATCCGGAACCCTATGTAATGTGGCGCCGAGAAGACGGTCAAGAGTTTAACTGTAATGGAGAATCTG TTAACGTAGTCGACGGCGAAAACTTGACTATATCCAAAGTTTCAAGACTTCACATGGGCGCATACCTTTGCATAGCTTCGAACGGCGTGCCTCCATCTATTAGTAAGCGAGTTGTCCTAATGGTTCAAT TTCCACCAATGCTGTCAATCCCGAATCAACTGGAAGCAGCGTATATCGGCCAAGATGTAACACTTGAGTGCCACACTGAAGCATATCCGTCGTCTATAAATTACTGGACAACAGACCGGGGAGATATGATCATTTCAG GCAATAAATATGTAACATCGTTAAGCGACGACGGATACAGTCGGAAAATGAAATTGACAATACGGAAAGTATCTCCGAGAGATTTTTCTTCCTATCGCTGCGTTGCTAAGAATTCTCTTGGAGAGACAGACGGTCTCATTCGACTTGACG aAATCTCTGCTCCTTCAACAACTAGTACAACGAGTAACTACGTTCCAACACTTCCTCCGAGAAAAAAAG GTAAACATAAAAATCGATGGCGAGACAGCTCTGCCGAGAATAGAGTAATCGGGGATTATGAGGTGGAAGAATGGAAAGATGTCG atTACGAGTCGACGCAATCTTCCGGTACAAATAGCTCACaaggaattttattttttaccgttttgtttagtttttttgtgTTATGCAGCTGA
- the LOC101744380 gene encoding lachesin isoform X3 → MFPRFVEPVPNVTVTVGRDALLACVVEDLRGYKVAWVRVDTQTILSIHHNIITQNLRISLSYNDHRSWYLHIKNVQEVDRGWYMCQVNTDPMRSRKGYLQVVVPPTIIDNMTSTDMVVREGSNVTMVCRATGYPEPYVMWRREDGQEFNCNGESVNVVDGENLTISKVSRLHMGAYLCIASNGVPPSISKRVVLMVQFPPMLSIPNQLEAAYIGQDVTLECHTEAYPSSINYWTTDRGDMIISGNKYVTSLSDDGYSRKMKLTIRKVSPRDFSSYRCVAKNSLGETDGLIRLDEISAPSTTSTTSNYVPTLPPRKKGKHKNRWRDSSAENRVIGDYEVEEWKDVDYESTQSSGTNSSQGILFFTVLFSFFVLCS, encoded by the exons ATGTTCCCTCGCTTCGTGGAACCAGTTCCTAATGTAACCGTGACTGTAGGAAGAGACGCGCTGCTCGCTTGCGTCGTGGAAGATTTGCGAGGTTATAAG GTGGCATGGGTTCGCGTTGACACACAAACAATACTTAGCATCCATCACAACATAATAACGCAGAATCTTCGTATAAGTCTTTCCTATAATGACCATCGCTCGTGGTACCTACACATTAAGAACGTCCAGGAGGTTGACCGAGGCTGGTACATGTGTCAGGTAAACACCGACCCCATGCGTTCTAGAAAGGGCTACCTGCAAGTCGTCG TCCCACCGACGATAATCGATAACATGACATCAACGGATATGGTAGTGCGCGAAGGCAGTAACGTTACGATGGTTTGTCGAGCCACAGGCTATCCGGAACCCTATGTAATGTGGCGCCGAGAAGACGGTCAAGAGTTTAACTGTAATGGAGAATCTG TTAACGTAGTCGACGGCGAAAACTTGACTATATCCAAAGTTTCAAGACTTCACATGGGCGCATACCTTTGCATAGCTTCGAACGGCGTGCCTCCATCTATTAGTAAGCGAGTTGTCCTAATGGTTCAAT TTCCACCAATGCTGTCAATCCCGAATCAACTGGAAGCAGCGTATATCGGCCAAGATGTAACACTTGAGTGCCACACTGAAGCATATCCGTCGTCTATAAATTACTGGACAACAGACCGGGGAGATATGATCATTTCAG GCAATAAATATGTAACATCGTTAAGCGACGACGGATACAGTCGGAAAATGAAATTGACAATACGGAAAGTATCTCCGAGAGATTTTTCTTCCTATCGCTGCGTTGCTAAGAATTCTCTTGGAGAGACAGACGGTCTCATTCGACTTGACG aAATCTCTGCTCCTTCAACAACTAGTACAACGAGTAACTACGTTCCAACACTTCCTCCGAGAAAAAAAG GTAAACATAAAAATCGATGGCGAGACAGCTCTGCCGAGAATAGAGTAATCGGGGATTATGAGGTGGAAGAATGGAAAGATGTCG atTACGAGTCGACGCAATCTTCCGGTACAAATAGCTCACaaggaattttattttttaccgttttgtttagtttttttgtgTTATGCAGCTGA
- the LOC101744380 gene encoding lachesin isoform X1, giving the protein MIGRIFAASSTITTSVLLLLVVSGSVTSSDESMFPRFVEPVPNVTVTVGRDALLACVVEDLRGYKVAWVRVDTQTILSIHHNIITQNLRISLSYNDHRSWYLHIKNVQEVDRGWYMCQVNTDPMRSRKGYLQVVVPPTIIDNMTSTDMVVREGSNVTMVCRATGYPEPYVMWRREDGQEFNCNGESVNVVDGENLTISKVSRLHMGAYLCIASNGVPPSISKRVVLMVQFPPMLSIPNQLEAAYIGQDVTLECHTEAYPSSINYWTTDRGDMIISGNKYVTSLSDDGYSRKMKLTIRKVSPRDFSSYRCVAKNSLGETDGLIRLDEISAPSTTSTTSNYVPTLPPRKKGKHKNRWRDSSAENRVIGDYEVEEWKDVDYESTQSSGTNSSQGILFFTVLFSFFVLCS; this is encoded by the exons AGTCCATGTTCCCTCGCTTCGTGGAACCAGTTCCTAATGTAACCGTGACTGTAGGAAGAGACGCGCTGCTCGCTTGCGTCGTGGAAGATTTGCGAGGTTATAAG GTGGCATGGGTTCGCGTTGACACACAAACAATACTTAGCATCCATCACAACATAATAACGCAGAATCTTCGTATAAGTCTTTCCTATAATGACCATCGCTCGTGGTACCTACACATTAAGAACGTCCAGGAGGTTGACCGAGGCTGGTACATGTGTCAGGTAAACACCGACCCCATGCGTTCTAGAAAGGGCTACCTGCAAGTCGTCG TCCCACCGACGATAATCGATAACATGACATCAACGGATATGGTAGTGCGCGAAGGCAGTAACGTTACGATGGTTTGTCGAGCCACAGGCTATCCGGAACCCTATGTAATGTGGCGCCGAGAAGACGGTCAAGAGTTTAACTGTAATGGAGAATCTG TTAACGTAGTCGACGGCGAAAACTTGACTATATCCAAAGTTTCAAGACTTCACATGGGCGCATACCTTTGCATAGCTTCGAACGGCGTGCCTCCATCTATTAGTAAGCGAGTTGTCCTAATGGTTCAAT TTCCACCAATGCTGTCAATCCCGAATCAACTGGAAGCAGCGTATATCGGCCAAGATGTAACACTTGAGTGCCACACTGAAGCATATCCGTCGTCTATAAATTACTGGACAACAGACCGGGGAGATATGATCATTTCAG GCAATAAATATGTAACATCGTTAAGCGACGACGGATACAGTCGGAAAATGAAATTGACAATACGGAAAGTATCTCCGAGAGATTTTTCTTCCTATCGCTGCGTTGCTAAGAATTCTCTTGGAGAGACAGACGGTCTCATTCGACTTGACG aAATCTCTGCTCCTTCAACAACTAGTACAACGAGTAACTACGTTCCAACACTTCCTCCGAGAAAAAAAG GTAAACATAAAAATCGATGGCGAGACAGCTCTGCCGAGAATAGAGTAATCGGGGATTATGAGGTGGAAGAATGGAAAGATGTCG atTACGAGTCGACGCAATCTTCCGGTACAAATAGCTCACaaggaattttattttttaccgttttgtttagtttttttgtgTTATGCAGCTGA